A stretch of the Chloroflexota bacterium genome encodes the following:
- a CDS encoding transposase — protein KVEHPFLWVKRRFGYATVRYRGLHKNTQRLALLLGLTNLVTAARYVTA, from the coding sequence AAGGTCGAGCATCCGTTCCTGTGGGTGAAGCGGCGCTTCGGTTACGCCACGGTGCGCTATCGGGGCTTGCACAAGAACACGCAACGGCTGGCGTTGCTGCTGGGGCTGACCAATCTGGTGACGGCCGCACGCTACGTGACAGCGTGA